The Streptomyces sp. NBC_01353 genome contains a region encoding:
- a CDS encoding methyltransferase domain-containing protein: protein MTPTLVRHDPARDWAEIQERMLVPLYEAVYDRLDVGRGSRVLGLGCGSGLALLMAASRGATATGVDRDHARVELARERLPEGSGHAVVEGDPADASAAGGAPYDVITAFHASAGLGRALADVTPLAQQGTAIVLAGWGPPERCATASVLRVAARLTGWRPALRDDLEEVVARAGLKPDGSGRVSCPFGYADQDSAVRGLLSTGEFDAAVRATDPSQVEKEITEALDPYVRRDGTVWMPNVFRYLIARVP, encoded by the coding sequence ATGACACCTACGCTCGTCCGGCACGATCCCGCGCGCGACTGGGCCGAGATCCAGGAGCGCATGCTCGTGCCGCTCTACGAGGCGGTGTACGACCGCCTCGACGTGGGCCGCGGCTCGCGGGTTCTGGGGCTCGGTTGCGGTTCGGGGCTCGCGCTTCTGATGGCGGCCTCCCGGGGGGCCACGGCCACTGGCGTGGACCGGGACCACGCGCGCGTGGAGCTGGCCAGAGAGCGGCTGCCGGAGGGTTCGGGGCACGCGGTGGTCGAGGGGGACCCGGCCGACGCGTCGGCCGCCGGGGGCGCACCGTACGACGTGATCACGGCCTTCCATGCCTCGGCGGGGCTCGGCCGGGCGCTGGCGGACGTCACTCCTCTGGCGCAACAGGGCACGGCGATCGTGCTCGCGGGCTGGGGGCCGCCCGAGCGGTGTGCGACGGCGTCGGTGCTGCGGGTCGCCGCCCGGCTGACGGGCTGGCGGCCGGCGCTCCGTGACGACCTGGAGGAGGTGGTGGCGCGGGCCGGTCTGAAGCCGGACGGTTCGGGTCGGGTGTCGTGCCCGTTCGGGTACGCGGACCAGGACAGTGCGGTGCGGGGGCTGCTGTCGACGGGCGAGTTCGACGCGGCGGTCCGGGCTACGGATCCGTCCCAGGTCGAGAAGGAGATCACGGAGGCGCTGGATCCGTATGTCCGCCGGGACGGGACGGTGTGGATGCCGAACGTCTTCCGCTACCTGATCGCCCGCGTGCCGTAG
- the rpsP gene encoding 30S ribosomal protein S16, whose protein sequence is MAVKIKLKRLGKIRQPHYRIVVADSRTRRDGRAIEEIGLYHPTYNPSKIEVDSDRAQYWLSVGAQPTEPVLAILKLTGDWQKHKGLPAPAPLLQPATKEDKRASFDAFAKTLEGDDAKGEAITPKAKKADKKADEAEATSTESTEA, encoded by the coding sequence GTGGCAGTCAAGATCAAGCTCAAGCGCCTCGGCAAGATTCGCCAGCCGCACTACCGCATCGTCGTCGCCGACTCCCGCACCCGCCGGGACGGTCGTGCGATCGAGGAGATCGGTCTGTACCACCCGACGTACAACCCGTCGAAGATCGAGGTCGACTCGGACCGCGCGCAGTACTGGCTGTCCGTCGGCGCCCAGCCGACCGAGCCGGTCCTCGCCATCCTGAAGCTCACCGGCGACTGGCAGAAGCACAAGGGCCTGCCGGCCCCGGCGCCGCTGCTGCAGCCGGCGACGAAGGAAGACAAGCGCGCCTCCTTCGACGCGTTCGCCAAGACCCTCGAGGGCGACGACGCCAAGGGTGAGGCCATCACCCCGAAGGCGAAGAAGGCCGACAAGAAGGCGGACGAGGCCGAGGCCACGTCCACCGAGTCGACCGAGGCCTGA
- the ftsH gene encoding ATP-dependent zinc metalloprotease FtsH: MANPVPPRDRTDQPWRSEGAPPPAPPKRKMPGGWGGLILTALVVYLIANLVLSFFNRGDEPTISYTEFSKQVTAGNVTKIYSKGDAIQGELKNEQPLPNGDKGDYTKFVTQRPAFADDNLWDELTAKGVTVTAEPVVQERSFLANLLISLAPMLLLVVLWIFIARRMSSGLGGAGGMLGRKAPPKPVELEPGATRTTFDDVAGIDEVEGELNDVVDFLKNPTAYRDMGAKMPRGVLLAGPPGTGKTLLARAVAGEAGVPFFSASASEFIEMIVGVGASRVRELFAEARKVAPAIIFIDEIDTIGRARGGGSGMGGHDEREQTLNQILTEMDGFTGSEGVIVLAATNRADVLDPALTRPGRFDRIVHVNPPDRGGREAILKIHTREIPLAQDVDLVQVARTTPGMTGAELANLANEAALLAVKRQQKTVTRSDISDALEKVQLGAERPLVMPEEERRRTAYHESGHALLGMLQPGADPVRKITIVPRGRALGVTLSTPDSDKYAYTEEYLRGRIIGALGGMAAEQVVFGVITTGAESDLEQVTNIARGMAGRWGMSERVGRLTAIPGDAQQAYGLSAAPATLDMVADEMRRIVDECYESAIRQLRENRDKLDALATALLANETLEEDAAYRAAGITRLTKET, translated from the coding sequence ACCGAGTTCAGCAAGCAGGTCACGGCCGGCAACGTCACCAAGATCTACTCCAAGGGCGACGCCATCCAGGGCGAGCTCAAGAACGAACAGCCCCTGCCCAACGGCGACAAGGGCGATTACACCAAGTTCGTCACCCAGCGGCCCGCGTTCGCCGACGACAACCTCTGGGACGAACTGACCGCAAAAGGCGTCACCGTCACCGCCGAGCCCGTCGTCCAGGAACGCAGCTTCCTCGCCAACCTGCTCATCTCGCTCGCACCGATGCTGCTGCTCGTCGTCCTGTGGATCTTCATCGCCCGCCGCATGAGCTCCGGCCTCGGCGGCGCGGGCGGAATGCTCGGACGCAAGGCCCCACCCAAGCCCGTCGAGCTCGAACCCGGCGCCACACGCACCACCTTCGACGACGTCGCCGGCATCGACGAGGTCGAGGGCGAACTCAACGACGTCGTCGACTTCCTCAAGAACCCCACCGCCTACCGCGACATGGGCGCCAAGATGCCGCGCGGCGTCCTCCTCGCCGGCCCGCCCGGAACCGGAAAGACTCTCCTCGCACGAGCCGTCGCCGGCGAGGCGGGAGTGCCCTTCTTCTCCGCCTCCGCGTCCGAGTTCATCGAGATGATCGTCGGCGTCGGCGCCTCCCGCGTACGTGAACTCTTCGCCGAGGCCCGCAAAGTCGCCCCCGCGATCATCTTCATCGACGAGATCGACACCATCGGGCGCGCCCGCGGAGGCGGCTCGGGCATGGGCGGCCACGACGAACGCGAGCAGACCCTCAACCAGATCCTCACCGAGATGGACGGCTTCACCGGCTCCGAAGGCGTCATCGTCCTCGCCGCCACCAACCGCGCCGACGTCCTGGACCCCGCGCTCACCCGGCCCGGCCGCTTCGACCGCATCGTCCACGTCAACCCGCCCGACCGCGGAGGCCGCGAGGCCATCCTCAAGATCCACACCCGCGAGATCCCCCTCGCCCAGGACGTCGATCTGGTCCAGGTCGCCCGCACCACCCCCGGCATGACCGGCGCCGAACTCGCCAACCTCGCCAACGAGGCCGCCCTCCTCGCCGTCAAACGACAACAGAAGACCGTCACTCGGTCCGACATCTCCGACGCCCTGGAAAAGGTCCAGCTCGGCGCCGAACGACCCCTCGTCATGCCGGAGGAGGAGCGCCGCCGCACCGCCTACCACGAAAGCGGCCACGCCCTCCTCGGAATGCTCCAGCCCGGCGCCGACCCGGTCCGCAAGATCACCATCGTGCCGCGCGGCCGCGCCCTCGGCGTCACCCTCTCGACGCCCGACTCCGACAAGTACGCGTACACCGAGGAGTACCTGCGCGGCCGGATCATCGGCGCGCTCGGCGGAATGGCCGCCGAACAGGTCGTCTTCGGAGTCATCACCACCGGCGCCGAGAGCGACCTGGAACAGGTCACCAACATCGCCCGCGGCATGGCCGGCCGCTGGGGCATGAGCGAACGCGTCGGCCGCCTCACCGCCATCCCCGGCGACGCCCAACAGGCGTACGGCCTCTCGGCGGCCCCCGCGACGCTCGACATGGTCGCCGACGAGATGCGCCGGATCGTCGACGAGTGCTACGAGAGCGCCATCCGCCAACTCCGCGAGAACCGCGACAAACTCGACGCCCTCGCAACCGCCCTCCTGGCCAACGAAACCCTGGAGGAGGACGCCGCCTACCGCGCGGCCGGCATCACACGCCTGACGAAGGAGACGTAG
- a CDS encoding RNA-binding protein produces MLEEALEHLVKGIVDNPDEVQVASRNLRRGRVLEVRVHPDDLGKVIGRNGRTARALRTVVGAIGGRGIRVDLVDVDQVR; encoded by the coding sequence GTGCTCGAGGAGGCTCTCGAGCACCTCGTGAAGGGCATCGTCGACAACCCTGACGAAGTGCAGGTCGCCTCGCGCAACCTGCGCCGTGGCCGCGTGCTCGAGGTCCGGGTCCACCCCGACGACCTCGGCAAGGTGATCGGCCGCAACGGCCGCACCGCGCGTGCGCTGCGTACCGTCGTGGGCGCCATCGGCGGCCGTGGCATCCGTGTCGACCTCGTCGACGTGGACCAGGTCCGCTGA